The genome window CCCGATCCTGGACGGTTGGCACGGCGACACCAGTCGCATGTATTTCGTCGGCGAGGTGCCGATCAAGGCGCGGCGATTGATCGAAGTGACCTACGAATGCCTGATGCTGGGGCTGGACCAGGCGCGGCCCGGCAACCGGCTCGGTGATGTCAGCCACGCCATCCAGGCGCATGCCGAGAAGCACCGCTACGGCGTGGTGCGGGATTTCTGCGGCCATGGCCTCGGCCGGCTGTTCCACGATTCGCCCGAGGTGGTCCATGTCGGCCGCCCCGGCACCGGCGTCGAGCTCAAGCCCGGCATGTTCTTCACCGTCGAGCCGATGATCAATCTCGGCAAGGCCGACTGCAAGATCCTCGACGACGGCTGGACCGCCGTCACTCGCGACCGCTCGCTGTCGGCGCAGTTCGAGCATTCGATCGGGATCACCGAGAACGGCTGCGAGATTTTCACGAAGAGCCCGGCCGGCTTCGACTGCCCGCCGTACGCCTGAGCTAGGATTGGGCGACGGGCGCGGCGCCTTGCGGAGGATCACCTCGCAAGTTATTGCCCTGCCATGCAAACTGTCAGTTCGGTGCTTCGTGGCGTTCGGCGCGTAGTCAATCAGGTGTCGATCCCCGCGCTGGAGTTTGGCGCCAAGGGCTTCACCGGCACGATCCTACGCAAGATCAGCGCGGCGCGCGGATCGAAAATCGACAATCCGCCGATCG of Sphingomonas mesophila contains these proteins:
- the map gene encoding type I methionyl aminopeptidase; this encodes MTNYLQVTADDRSGSRDGTIKLHGAEAFAGMRAAGQLAASILDALVPHIVPGVTTQELDDIVLGLMTDAGAIPATLGYRGYTKSCCTSINHVVCHGIPGDKALKDGDIVNIDVTPILDGWHGDTSRMYFVGEVPIKARRLIEVTYECLMLGLDQARPGNRLGDVSHAIQAHAEKHRYGVVRDFCGHGLGRLFHDSPEVVHVGRPGTGVELKPGMFFTVEPMINLGKADCKILDDGWTAVTRDRSLSAQFEHSIGITENGCEIFTKSPAGFDCPPYA